In Nicotiana tabacum cultivar K326 chromosome 17, ASM71507v2, whole genome shotgun sequence, one DNA window encodes the following:
- the LOC142171756 gene encoding uncharacterized protein LOC142171756: MVEENFQEDIACHIRQEVYFDNTDEFWYTPKWMPTSSGKFTVGRAWQILRHRAHPNPEYKLLWTNGLPFKISFFLWRLWRGKVPTNDIWRRAGQFVVSKCLCCLPPQEETFQHIFLTSDVASRVWKVFLQPTGLVINLVQVHQVIRAWWSEKCYAKLKPLFQVVPVIITWEIWKRRNSMKHG; the protein is encoded by the coding sequence ATGGTGGAAGAGAATTTTCAAGAAGATATTGCTTGTCATATAAGGCAAGAGGTGTATTTTGATAATACTGATGAATTCTGGTACACACCTAAATGGATGCCAACATCTTCAGGCAAGTTTACAGTAGGTAGAGCTTGGCAAATATTGAGGCATAGGGCTCATCCAAATCCAGAATACAAGCTTCTATGGACAAATGGGTTGCCATTTAAGATTTCTTTCTTCCTTTGGAGGCTTTGGAGAGGGAAGGTGCCAACAAATGATATATGGAGGAGAGCTGGTCAATTTGTTGTTTCTAAGTGTTTGTGTTGCTTACCACCACAAGAAGAAACTTTCCAACATATTTTCCTTACAAGTGATGTTGCTAGTAGGGTATGGAAAGTATTCTTGCAACCTACAGGATTAGTGATTAATCTAGTACAAGTACATCAGGTAATTAGAGCATGGTGGAGTGAAAAATGTTATGCTAAGCTCAAGCCTTTATTTCAAGTAGTTCCAGTCATTATTACGtgggagatttggaagaggaggaATTCAATGAAGCATGGATGA